A window of the Pseudomonas sp. B21_DOA genome harbors these coding sequences:
- a CDS encoding TetR family transcriptional regulator: MGAIAQEGAAGIATAVAESVQYQGRKASRQGSEQRRQDILDAAMRIVVRDGVRAVRHRAVAAEAGVPLSATTYYFKDIDDLLTDTFAQYVERSAAYMAKLWINNEGLLREMVVSADGSPESRSQLADDIARLMADYVHRQLINRREHLMAEQAFRQEALLNPRLAILVRSHQQILLQGTCQLFQVLGSREPQQDAKVLTAIIGRMEYQGLLNDAEPLAEEDMLGILTRYMHLVLASV; this comes from the coding sequence ATGGGTGCAATAGCTCAAGAAGGTGCAGCGGGTATCGCCACTGCGGTCGCTGAAAGTGTTCAGTACCAGGGCCGCAAGGCCAGCCGACAGGGCAGTGAGCAGCGTCGCCAGGACATTCTCGACGCCGCGATGCGCATTGTCGTGCGCGACGGCGTGCGTGCCGTGCGCCATCGTGCGGTCGCGGCGGAGGCCGGCGTGCCGCTGTCGGCGACCACGTATTACTTCAAGGACATCGATGACCTGCTCACCGATACCTTCGCCCAATACGTTGAACGCAGCGCGGCGTACATGGCCAAGTTGTGGATCAACAACGAAGGCCTGTTGCGCGAAATGGTGGTCAGCGCCGACGGCAGCCCGGAGTCGCGCTCGCAACTGGCCGATGACATTGCGCGATTGATGGCCGATTACGTGCATCGGCAACTGATCAACCGCCGTGAGCATCTGATGGCCGAACAGGCGTTCCGCCAGGAAGCGCTGCTCAATCCGCGTCTGGCCATTCTGGTGCGCTCTCACCAGCAGATTCTGTTGCAGGGCACCTGCCAGTTGTTCCAGGTACTGGGCTCGCGTGAACCGCAGCAGGATGCCAAGGTGTTGACGGCGATTATCGGGCGGATGGAATATCAGGGCCTGCTCAATGACGCCGAGCCATTGGCCGAAGAGGACATGCTCGGGATCCTGACGCGGTATATGCACCTTGTATTGGCGTCGGTCTAG
- a CDS encoding flavohemoglobin expression-modulating QEGLA motif protein, giving the protein MLSDRIVLAQTPIRVLDAVKWDDNVRKGFLKAKGKEMPAVDRDYYLNRPLSFDSSQVKLEFQNIERDITRQLGQFNPVGQIMRRMCKEYRMVVRMLEARGTEDFGLISQELYGAASDAFHAGDPTLADLGLMMSDYLNNIDGRGDLKDEPKILTAKDAVHLLQTRLNKVFGEAEETIRVFESDGIVADAAAGADYIKIRTDALFNDRDVRALEVHEGLVHVGTTLNGLNQPICTFLSKGPPSSTVTQEGLAILMEIITFASYPSRLRKLTNRTRAIHMVEEGADFLQIYEFFREQGFEMAESYGNASRVFRGSTPTGLPFTKDLSYLKGFIMVYNYIQLAVRKGKLEQIPLLFCGKTTLEDMRTLRQLVDEGLVVPPKYLPDQFRDLNALSAWMCFSNFLNHLSLDRIEADYSNIL; this is encoded by the coding sequence ATGTTGTCCGACCGCATTGTGCTGGCGCAGACGCCTATCCGCGTGCTCGATGCGGTCAAGTGGGACGACAATGTGCGCAAGGGCTTCCTCAAGGCCAAAGGCAAGGAAATGCCGGCGGTGGATCGCGACTACTACCTCAACCGCCCGCTGTCGTTCGATTCGAGCCAGGTCAAACTGGAATTCCAGAACATCGAGCGCGACATCACCCGCCAGCTCGGCCAGTTCAACCCGGTCGGGCAGATCATGCGGCGCATGTGCAAGGAATACCGCATGGTGGTGCGCATGCTCGAAGCGCGCGGCACCGAGGATTTCGGCCTGATCTCGCAAGAGCTGTACGGCGCGGCGTCCGATGCCTTCCACGCCGGTGACCCGACCCTCGCCGACCTCGGCCTGATGATGTCCGACTACCTGAACAACATCGACGGGCGCGGCGACCTCAAGGACGAACCGAAAATCCTTACCGCCAAGGACGCGGTGCACCTGCTGCAAACCCGCTTGAACAAGGTGTTTGGCGAAGCCGAAGAAACCATTCGCGTGTTCGAGTCCGACGGCATCGTCGCCGACGCTGCGGCGGGCGCCGACTACATCAAGATCCGCACCGATGCGCTGTTCAACGACCGCGACGTGCGCGCTCTGGAAGTCCACGAAGGCCTGGTGCACGTCGGCACCACACTCAATGGCTTGAATCAGCCGATCTGCACCTTCCTGTCGAAAGGCCCACCCTCGTCCACGGTGACCCAGGAAGGCTTGGCGATCCTGATGGAAATCATCACCTTCGCCTCCTACCCGAGCCGCCTGCGCAAACTGACCAACCGCACCCGTGCGATTCATATGGTCGAGGAGGGCGCGGACTTCTTGCAGATCTACGAATTCTTCCGCGAGCAAGGTTTCGAAATGGCCGAAAGCTACGGCAACGCCAGCCGGGTGTTCCGTGGGTCGACGCCGACCGGTCTGCCATTCACCAAAGACTTGTCCTACCTCAAGGGCTTCATCATGGTTTACAACTACATTCAGTTGGCCGTGCGCAAGGGCAAGCTTGAGCAGATCCCGCTGTTGTTCTGCGGCAAGACCACCCTGGAAGACATGCGTACCCTGCGGCAACTGGTGGATGAAGGGCTGGTGGTGCCGCCCAAGTATCTGCCGGATCAGTTCCGTGACTTGAATGCGTTGTCGGCGTGGATGTGTTTCTCCAACTTCCTCAACCATTTGAGCCTGGACCGGATTGAGGCGGACTACTCCAATATCCTTTAA
- a CDS encoding alpha/beta hydrolase: MRILGILCLLLTLGGCSSLLFYPEPGQVFTPDKAKLEYRTVTLVTADGLKLNAWWLPAKPGVEVKGTVLHLHGNGGNLPMHLGGSWWLPKNGYQVLLVDYRGYGLSEGKPSLPAIYQDIDAAFAWLDNAPEVKGKPLVLLGQSLGGAMSVHWLAQHPERQKQLKALVLDGVPASYRSVGQFALSTSWLTWPLQVPLSWLVPDGDSAINSMAQLTGVPKLIFHSIDDPLVPMANGIRLYQAAPPPRVLQLTRGGHVQTFGDPVWRQVMLRYLDDPEHFDGLRRLGEIPNYPPPPNSEDETPQ; the protein is encoded by the coding sequence ATGAGAATCCTCGGCATTCTTTGCCTGCTCTTGACCCTCGGCGGTTGCAGTTCGCTGCTGTTTTATCCCGAACCGGGTCAGGTCTTCACCCCGGACAAAGCCAAGCTCGAATACCGCACCGTCACGCTGGTCACCGCGGATGGCTTGAAACTCAACGCCTGGTGGCTGCCGGCCAAACCTGGGGTCGAGGTCAAAGGCACGGTCCTGCATCTGCACGGCAACGGCGGTAATCTGCCGATGCATCTGGGCGGCAGTTGGTGGTTGCCGAAGAACGGCTATCAGGTGCTGCTGGTGGACTATCGCGGCTACGGTTTGTCCGAAGGCAAGCCGAGCCTGCCGGCGATCTATCAGGACATCGACGCGGCGTTCGCCTGGCTCGACAACGCGCCTGAGGTCAAAGGCAAACCGCTGGTGCTGCTCGGGCAGAGTCTGGGCGGCGCGATGTCGGTGCATTGGCTGGCGCAGCACCCGGAGCGGCAAAAACAACTCAAGGCTTTGGTGCTGGATGGCGTGCCGGCCAGTTATCGCAGTGTCGGTCAATTCGCCCTCAGCACTTCGTGGCTGACCTGGCCATTGCAAGTGCCGCTGTCGTGGCTGGTGCCGGACGGCGACAGCGCGATCAACTCAATGGCGCAGCTGACGGGCGTGCCCAAGCTGATCTTCCACAGCATCGACGATCCGCTGGTGCCGATGGCCAACGGCATACGCCTGTATCAGGCAGCGCCGCCGCCGCGCGTGTTGCAGCTGACCCGTGGTGGTCATGTGCAGACCTTCGGCGACCCGGTGTGGCGGCAGGTCATGCTGCGCTATCTCGACGATCCGGAACACTTCGACGGCCTGCGCCGCCTCGGCGAAATCCCCAACTATCCGCCGCCCCCGAATTCTGAAGATGAGACCCCGCAATGA
- a CDS encoding OmpA family protein — MRKQLMIPALLAASVALAACSTPPNPNLEQARTNYAGLQANPQASKVAALETKDASDYLDKADKAYLDKEDAAKVDQLAYLTNQRVEVAKQTIALRTAENNLKNAAAQRAQARLDARDQQIKQLQDSLNAKQTDRGTLVTFGDVLFATNKADLKSSGLVNINKLAQFLQENPDRKVIVEGYTDSTGTASYNQSLSERRATSVQMALIKMGVDPSRIVAQGYGKEYPVADNGSVSGRAMNRRVEVTISNDNQPVAPRSSVSSN; from the coding sequence ATGCGTAAGCAACTGATGATTCCCGCTCTTCTGGCCGCAAGCGTTGCCCTGGCTGCCTGCTCCACCCCGCCTAACCCGAACCTGGAACAGGCGCGCACCAACTATGCCGGCCTGCAGGCCAACCCACAGGCGAGCAAAGTCGCAGCACTGGAAACCAAAGACGCCAGCGATTACCTGGACAAGGCCGACAAGGCTTATCTGGACAAAGAAGACGCAGCCAAGGTTGATCAACTGGCTTACCTGACCAACCAGCGCGTGGAAGTGGCCAAGCAGACCATCGCTCTGCGCACCGCTGAAAACAATCTGAAAAACGCCGCCGCCCAACGAGCTCAGGCTCGCCTGGACGCGCGTGACCAGCAGATCAAACAGCTGCAGGACAGCCTCAATGCCAAGCAGACCGATCGCGGCACGCTGGTAACTTTCGGTGACGTGCTGTTCGCCACCAACAAGGCTGATCTGAAATCCAGCGGTCTGGTGAACATCAACAAACTGGCGCAATTCCTTCAGGAAAACCCGGATCGCAAAGTGATCGTCGAGGGTTACACCGACAGCACTGGCACCGCCAGCTACAACCAGTCGCTGTCCGAGCGCCGCGCGACTTCCGTGCAGATGGCTCTGATCAAGATGGGCGTCGATCCTTCGCGCATCGTCGCTCAGGGTTATGGCAAGGAATACCCGGTAGCGGATAACGGCAGCGTCTCGGGCCGTGCGATGAACCGTCGTGTGGAAGTGACCATTTCCAACGACAACCAGCCAGTAGCACCGCGTTCTTCGGTGAGCTCGAACTAA
- a CDS encoding DUF4398 domain-containing protein: MELKTMKTQTSFSHLRGLKLAALAIGTSFVLAGCAGNPPTEQYAVTQSAVNSAVSAGGTEFAAVEMKQAQDKLKQAEIAMHDKKYDEARRLSEQAEWDARVAERKAQAAKAEQAVKDSQKGVQELRQESQRTVQ, translated from the coding sequence ATGGAGTTGAAGACCATGAAAACCCAAACCTCGTTTTCCCACCTGCGCGGTCTGAAACTGGCCGCTCTGGCCATCGGCACCAGCTTCGTACTGGCCGGTTGCGCCGGTAACCCACCGACCGAGCAGTACGCCGTGACCCAATCGGCCGTAAACAGCGCCGTCAGCGCTGGCGGTACCGAGTTCGCCGCGGTGGAAATGAAGCAGGCTCAGGACAAACTGAAACAAGCTGAAATCGCCATGCACGACAAGAAGTATGACGAAGCCCGTCGCCTGTCCGAACAGGCTGAATGGGACGCTCGCGTCGCTGAACGCAAGGCTCAGGCCGCCAAGGCCGAACAGGCTGTGAAGGATTCCCAGAAAGGTGTTCAGGAACTGCGTCAGGAAAGCCAGCGCACCGTGCAGTAA
- a CDS encoding pilin assembly protein, with protein MKIRELAQHWEENAKGRLTDTGYTIHLDVESAARLAAIAEMYPKRHPEELLGELIGAALEEFEASLPYVKGSTVVATDEEGDPLYEDVGPTPRFLALSRRHLHDLSSAENKQKH; from the coding sequence ATGAAAATTCGTGAACTCGCCCAGCATTGGGAAGAAAACGCCAAAGGTCGCCTGACCGACACCGGCTACACGATTCATCTGGATGTGGAATCCGCCGCCAGGCTGGCGGCGATTGCCGAGATGTATCCCAAGCGCCATCCCGAAGAACTGCTCGGCGAACTGATCGGCGCCGCGCTCGAGGAGTTCGAAGCGAGCCTGCCGTATGTGAAGGGTTCGACGGTGGTGGCGACGGATGAGGAAGGTGATCCGTTGTACGAGGATGTCGGCCCGACGCCGCGTTTTCTGGCGTTGTCGCGGCGGCATTTGCATGATTTGTCCTCGGCTGAGAACAAGCAGAAGCACTGA
- the ppc gene encoding phosphoenolpyruvate carboxylase, with product MTDIDARLREDVHLLGELLGNTIRDQYGEAFLDKIEQIRKGAKADRRGSMDAELSASLNQLSEDELLPVARAFNQFLNLANIAEQYQLIHRREESQPAPFESRVLPELLARLRSEGHSAESLARQLARLEIELVLTAHPTEVARRTLIQKYDAIAAQLAAQDHRDLTSAEREQIQTRLQRLIAEAWHTEEIRRTRPTPVDEAKWGFAVIEHSLWQAIPNHMRKADQALFAATGLRLPLEAAPIRFASWMGGDRDGNPNVTAAVTREVLLLARWMAADLYLRDVDHLAAELSMQQASDALKAKAGDSAEPYRAVLKQLRERLRATRNWAHAALTAPTPAPADVLHDNRDLLEPLQLCFNSLHECGMGVIADGPLLDCLRRAVTFGLFLVRLDVRQDSTRHSSAMTEITDYLGLGRYEEWDEERRINFLTEELSNRRPLLPAHFKPSADTAEVLNTCKEIAAAPAASLGSYVISMAGAASDVLAVQLLLKESGVLRPMRVVPLFETLADLDNAGPVMERLLLLPGYRARLHGPQEVMIGYSDSAKDAGTTAAAWAQYRAQERLVEICREQQVELLLFHGRGGTVGRGGGPAHAAILSQPPGSVAGRFRTTEQGEMIRFKFGLPDIAEQNLNLYLAAVLEATLLPPPPPTPEWRHLMDELAADGVSAYRQVVRENPQFVEYFRQSTPEQELGRLPLGSRPAKRRAGGIESLRAIPWIFGWTQTRLMLPAWLGWETALSKALERGEGELLGQMREQWPFFRTRIDMLEMVLAKADADIAQSYDERLVEANLLPLGAQLRDLLSQACSVVLGLTGQSQLLAHSPDTLEFIRLRNTYLDPLHLLQAELLARSRQQEVEQGSPVEQALLVSVAGIAAGLRNTG from the coding sequence ATGACCGATATTGATGCACGCTTGCGCGAAGACGTTCACCTGCTCGGAGAGCTGTTGGGCAACACCATTCGAGACCAGTACGGCGAGGCGTTCCTCGACAAGATCGAGCAGATCCGCAAGGGTGCCAAGGCCGACCGGCGCGGTTCGATGGACGCCGAACTCAGCGCCAGCCTCAATCAATTGAGCGAAGACGAATTGCTCCCGGTCGCCCGGGCCTTCAACCAGTTTCTCAACCTGGCCAATATTGCCGAGCAATATCAGTTGATCCATCGCCGCGAGGAGTCACAACCGGCGCCGTTCGAATCGCGGGTATTGCCGGAACTGCTCGCGCGCCTGCGCAGCGAAGGCCACAGCGCCGAATCCCTGGCCCGGCAACTGGCGCGGCTGGAAATCGAACTGGTGCTGACCGCGCACCCGACCGAAGTGGCGCGACGCACGTTGATCCAGAAATACGACGCGATCGCCGCGCAACTCGCCGCGCAGGATCATCGCGACCTGACGAGCGCCGAGCGCGAGCAGATCCAGACCAGGTTGCAGCGCTTGATCGCCGAAGCCTGGCACACCGAAGAAATCCGCCGCACCCGCCCGACGCCGGTCGATGAAGCCAAATGGGGCTTTGCGGTGATCGAGCATTCTTTGTGGCAGGCGATCCCCAACCATATGCGCAAGGCCGATCAGGCGCTGTTCGCCGCCACGGGCCTGCGCTTGCCGCTGGAAGCCGCGCCGATCCGCTTCGCCTCATGGATGGGCGGCGACCGTGACGGCAACCCCAATGTCACCGCCGCCGTCACTCGCGAAGTCTTGCTGCTGGCGCGCTGGATGGCCGCTGATTTGTATCTGCGCGATGTCGATCACCTTGCTGCCGAATTGTCGATGCAGCAGGCCAGCGACGCGCTGAAGGCCAAGGCCGGCGACAGTGCCGAACCCTATCGCGCGGTGCTCAAGCAATTGCGCGAACGTCTGCGTGCGACGCGTAATTGGGCGCACGCTGCATTGACCGCCCCGACCCCTGCACCCGCCGATGTGCTGCACGACAATCGCGACCTGCTTGAGCCTTTGCAGCTGTGTTTCAACTCGCTGCACGAGTGCGGCATGGGCGTTATCGCTGACGGGCCGTTGCTCGATTGCCTGCGCCGCGCGGTGACGTTCGGCCTGTTTCTGGTGCGCCTCGATGTGCGTCAGGATTCGACCCGGCACAGCTCGGCAATGACCGAAATCACCGATTACCTCGGCCTCGGCCGCTATGAGGAATGGGACGAAGAACGGCGCATCAATTTCCTCACCGAAGAATTGAGCAACCGCCGTCCGCTGCTGCCCGCGCATTTCAAACCGTCGGCCGACACCGCTGAAGTGCTCAATACCTGCAAGGAAATCGCCGCCGCACCCGCTGCATCGCTGGGTTCTTACGTGATCTCCATGGCTGGCGCCGCCTCTGATGTGCTCGCGGTGCAACTGCTGCTCAAAGAGTCTGGTGTCCTGCGGCCAATGCGCGTGGTGCCGCTGTTCGAAACCCTCGCCGACCTCGACAACGCCGGACCGGTGATGGAGCGTCTGCTGTTGTTGCCGGGCTATCGCGCGCGCCTGCACGGCCCGCAGGAAGTGATGATCGGCTATTCCGACTCGGCCAAGGATGCCGGCACCACCGCTGCGGCTTGGGCGCAATATCGCGCGCAGGAACGCCTGGTGGAAATCTGCCGCGAACAGCAAGTCGAACTGCTGCTGTTCCACGGTCGCGGCGGTACCGTTGGCCGTGGCGGCGGTCCGGCGCACGCGGCGATTCTGTCGCAGCCGCCGGGCTCGGTGGCCGGGCGTTTCCGTACCACGGAGCAGGGCGAAATGATTCGTTTCAAATTCGGCCTGCCGGACATCGCCGAGCAAAACCTCAATCTGTATCTGGCCGCCGTGCTCGAGGCGACCTTGCTACCACCACCGCCGCCGACGCCTGAATGGCGGCATCTGATGGACGAATTGGCGGCGGACGGTGTCAGCGCTTACCGCCAGGTGGTGCGGGAAAATCCGCAATTCGTCGAATACTTCCGTCAGTCGACCCCGGAGCAGGAATTGGGACGTCTGCCTCTGGGCAGTCGCCCGGCCAAGCGCCGCGCCGGCGGTATCGAAAGCCTGCGGGCGATCCCGTGGATTTTCGGCTGGACCCAGACGCGGCTGATGCTGCCGGCCTGGCTGGGCTGGGAGACCGCACTGAGCAAGGCGCTGGAGCGCGGCGAGGGCGAATTGCTCGGGCAGATGCGCGAACAGTGGCCGTTCTTCCGCACCCGTATCGACATGCTCGAGATGGTTCTGGCCAAGGCCGACGCGGATATTGCGCAGTCCTACGACGAACGTTTGGTCGAGGCGAACCTGCTGCCGTTGGGCGCGCAGTTACGCGACCTATTGTCGCAGGCCTGCTCCGTGGTGCTTGGTCTGACCGGGCAGTCGCAGCTGCTGGCGCACAGTCCGGACACCCTCGAATTCATCCGCTTGCGCAATACCTACCTCGACCCGCTGCATCTGTTGCAGGCCGAACTGTTGGCGCGTTCGCGGCAGCAGGAAGTCGAGCAGGGCAGCCCGGTGGAACAGGCGCTGCTGGTGTCTGTGGCGGGGATTGCCGCCGGATTGCGCAATACCGGCTAA
- the adk gene encoding adenylate kinase, which translates to MRVILLGAPGAGKGTQAKFITEKFGIPQISTGDMLRAAVKAGTPLGVQAKSIMDAGGLVSDDLIIALVKDRIAQPDCANGFLFDGFPRTIPQAEALVTAGVELDAVVEIAVEDEEIVQRIAGRRVHEASGRVYHIVYNPPKLAGKDDITGEELVQRKDDTEETVRHRLSVYHSQTKPLVEFYQNLSAKNGGKPKYSHIPGVGSVDAITAKVLAALS; encoded by the coding sequence ATGCGCGTCATTCTGCTGGGAGCTCCCGGGGCCGGTAAAGGTACTCAGGCAAAGTTCATCACCGAGAAATTCGGCATTCCGCAAATCTCCACCGGCGACATGCTGCGTGCGGCGGTCAAGGCCGGCACTCCACTGGGCGTGCAAGCCAAGAGCATCATGGATGCCGGCGGCTTGGTGTCGGATGACCTGATCATCGCGCTGGTCAAGGACCGCATCGCTCAACCTGATTGCGCCAACGGTTTCCTGTTCGACGGCTTCCCGCGCACCATTCCCCAGGCTGAAGCTCTGGTCACTGCCGGTGTCGAGCTGGACGCCGTGGTCGAGATCGCTGTTGAAGACGAAGAAATCGTCCAGCGCATCGCCGGTCGTCGTGTTCACGAAGCCAGCGGCCGCGTGTACCACATCGTCTACAACCCGCCGAAACTGGCTGGCAAGGACGACATCACCGGCGAAGAACTGGTGCAGCGCAAGGACGACACTGAAGAAACCGTGCGTCATCGCCTGTCGGTCTACCATTCGCAGACCAAGCCGCTGGTGGAGTTCTATCAGAACCTTTCCGCCAAGAACGGCGGCAAGCCGAAGTACAGCCACATTCCGGGCGTGGGTTCGGTCGATGCAATCACCGCCAAGGTGCTGGCCGCGCTGAGCTGA
- a CDS encoding DUF72 domain-containing protein — protein MNLPYYLGCPSWSENAWREYLYPVDAKTSDFLALYCQVFNAVEGNTTFYASPSPATVQRWAEIMPAHFRFTAKFPGDISHSGDLREQLTAAETFLQLLKPLGERVSPLWLQLSKSFTPQRLPELAAFIDALDCPLAVEVRNEQFFAKGESERLLNRLLLDRGVERICLDPRALFSCLSTESSVIHAQSKKPRVPTRPAAFTQFPQVRFIGHPELEANDAFLMPWVAKIAEWIEEGRTPYIFLHTADNLLAAKLAQRFHAQLMQRLPGLPTLPELYREPAVEQLGLL, from the coding sequence ATGAATTTGCCTTACTACCTCGGATGCCCGTCCTGGAGTGAAAATGCCTGGCGCGAGTATCTGTATCCGGTAGACGCAAAAACTTCTGACTTTCTCGCTCTCTACTGCCAGGTGTTCAACGCCGTCGAAGGCAACACCACCTTCTACGCCAGCCCATCGCCAGCCACTGTGCAGCGCTGGGCCGAGATCATGCCGGCGCACTTTCGCTTCACTGCCAAATTCCCCGGCGACATCAGCCACAGTGGCGACTTGCGCGAGCAACTGACCGCTGCCGAAACCTTCCTGCAATTACTCAAGCCGTTAGGCGAACGTGTTTCGCCGCTGTGGCTGCAACTGTCGAAAAGCTTCACGCCGCAGCGTCTGCCGGAGCTCGCGGCGTTTATCGATGCGCTGGATTGCCCGCTCGCGGTCGAGGTGCGCAATGAACAGTTCTTCGCCAAGGGCGAGAGCGAGCGTCTGCTCAATCGTCTGTTGCTGGATCGCGGTGTCGAGCGCATCTGTCTCGACCCGCGCGCGCTGTTCAGTTGCCTGTCGACCGAGTCCTCGGTGATCCACGCACAATCGAAAAAGCCGCGTGTACCGACGCGTCCCGCGGCGTTTACCCAGTTTCCGCAGGTGCGCTTCATCGGCCATCCCGAGCTTGAGGCCAACGATGCGTTTCTCATGCCGTGGGTGGCGAAGATTGCTGAATGGATCGAAGAGGGGCGCACGCCTTACATCTTCCTGCACACCGCCGACAACCTGTTGGCAGCGAAACTCGCGCAACGTTTTCACGCCCAGCTGATGCAACGTTTGCCTGGCTTGCCCACGTTGCCTGAGCTATACAGAGAACCCGCCGTCGAGCAGCTTGGCTTGCTCTGA
- a CDS encoding isocitrate lyase/phosphoenolpyruvate mutase family protein: MNVEVSPQQLLKAQAFKALHDRQGIFVIPNPWDAGSAKMLASLGYQALATTSAGYAFSQGKADGALSLDETLANVRAIVAATDLPVAVDLENGFADDPLESAQSLLRAAEAGAVGGSIEDATGRPDAPIYCFEHAVARIEAAVAAVRTLPFRFILTARAENYLHGNPDLDDTVRRLQAFAEAGADVLYAPGLRSAEEVRAVVQAVAPKPVNVLMSGGLKLTVQQLEEMGVRRISTGSALALAAFGEFFRAAEEIQQSGTFGFTSQSMPYARANQFFKD; this comes from the coding sequence ATGAACGTCGAAGTCAGTCCACAGCAACTCCTCAAAGCCCAAGCCTTCAAGGCCCTGCATGATCGCCAGGGGATCTTCGTCATTCCCAATCCGTGGGATGCCGGCTCGGCGAAGATGCTCGCCAGTCTCGGCTATCAGGCCTTGGCCACCACCAGTGCCGGTTACGCGTTTTCCCAGGGCAAGGCTGATGGTGCGCTAAGTCTCGACGAGACCCTGGCCAATGTCCGGGCGATTGTCGCAGCGACGGATCTGCCTGTGGCGGTGGATTTGGAAAACGGTTTTGCCGATGATCCGCTGGAGTCCGCGCAGAGTCTTCTGCGCGCCGCCGAAGCGGGCGCGGTGGGCGGGTCGATCGAAGACGCGACAGGGCGCCCGGACGCACCGATCTATTGCTTCGAACACGCCGTGGCGCGCATTGAAGCCGCTGTCGCGGCGGTGCGCACGCTGCCGTTTCGCTTCATCCTCACCGCTCGAGCGGAAAACTACCTGCACGGCAACCCTGACCTCGACGACACCGTTCGCCGATTGCAGGCATTTGCCGAAGCGGGTGCCGACGTCCTCTATGCACCGGGTTTGCGCAGCGCCGAGGAAGTACGCGCAGTGGTGCAAGCGGTGGCGCCAAAACCGGTCAATGTGTTGATGTCTGGCGGTTTGAAACTGACCGTGCAGCAACTTGAGGAAATGGGCGTACGCCGCATCAGCACCGGCTCGGCACTGGCGCTGGCGGCGTTCGGCGAGTTCTTCCGCGCGGCTGAAGAAATCCAGCAATCCGGCACCTTTGGCTTCACGTCACAGTCGATGCCGTACGCCAGGGCCAATCAATTCTTCAAGGACTGA
- a CDS encoding extensin family protein, translating to MGRWLFWGLLLAMGGAAVSVWRGWLEVPPQWNPWAPLDIKNAPNWLTGYKLIRLRSDPELCAQALSSSDLRYSRQADSPGAKCPLIGALRVQGGEVALSSSFIASCPLAVAYAMFEHHTLQPAAQSVYRQKIARVDHLGSFACRNVYNRENGALSRHASADALDIAGFRLSDGRTISVLKDWPKQNQDAEFLRQLRDGACESFSVVLSPDYNAAHRNHFHVDVGRWSVCR from the coding sequence ATGGGACGTTGGCTGTTCTGGGGGCTGTTGCTCGCGATGGGTGGTGCAGCGGTAAGTGTCTGGCGCGGCTGGCTGGAGGTGCCGCCACAGTGGAACCCGTGGGCGCCATTGGACATAAAAAACGCGCCCAACTGGCTGACCGGTTACAAACTCATACGCCTGCGCAGTGATCCTGAATTGTGCGCACAGGCATTGAGCAGCTCGGATTTGCGCTACAGCCGTCAGGCCGACAGTCCCGGGGCCAAGTGTCCGCTGATCGGCGCTCTGCGGGTGCAGGGCGGTGAAGTGGCACTGAGCAGCAGTTTCATCGCCAGTTGCCCGCTGGCGGTGGCCTACGCGATGTTTGAACACCACACCCTGCAACCGGCGGCGCAATCGGTTTACCGCCAGAAGATCGCGCGGGTCGATCACTTGGGCAGCTTTGCCTGTCGCAATGTCTACAACCGTGAGAACGGTGCGCTCAGTCGACACGCCAGTGCCGACGCGCTGGACATCGCCGGTTTCCGCCTGTCTGACGGGCGCACGATCAGCGTGCTCAAGGATTGGCCCAAGCAGAATCAGGACGCAGAGTTTCTGCGCCAGCTGCGTGACGGCGCCTGTGAGTCATTCAGTGTGGTGTTGAGCCCGGATTACAACGCCGCTCATCGCAATCACTTTCATGTCGATGTCGGGCGCTGGAGCGTGTGTCGCTGA